A genomic stretch from Alloyangia pacifica includes:
- a CDS encoding ABC transporter ATP-binding protein translates to MAKITLDNLAHSYMANPRGEEDFALKQMTHDWDDGGAYALLGSSGCGKSTLLNIISGLLIPSQGRVLFDGQDVTHAPTAERNIAQVFQFPVVYDTMTVRDNLAFPLRNRGRDEAYVAERVQEIARMIGMEDQLRRKCSGLTADAKQKISLGRGMVRKDVNALLFDEPLTVIDPHMKWELRTQLKKLHHDFGHTMIYVTHDQTEALTFADKVVVMYDGRVVQIGTPEELFERPEHTFVGYFIGSPGMNVIPAKVEGSRGYINGSDFDLGAGYRAMDGKVEIGVRPEFARLSATEGLPVKIRRVEDAGRHKIIRAEFFGHDINIVAGEDESIGPDMTRVRFDPAHVNVYRDDWRVAPSGEAA, encoded by the coding sequence ATGGCCAAGATAACGCTAGACAATCTCGCTCACTCCTACATGGCGAACCCGCGCGGAGAAGAGGATTTCGCGCTCAAGCAGATGACCCACGACTGGGACGATGGCGGCGCCTATGCGCTGCTCGGCTCCTCGGGCTGCGGCAAGTCCACGTTGCTCAACATCATCTCGGGTCTGCTGATCCCCTCGCAGGGCCGCGTGCTCTTTGATGGGCAGGACGTGACCCATGCCCCGACCGCCGAGCGCAACATCGCGCAGGTGTTCCAGTTCCCGGTGGTCTACGACACGATGACCGTGCGCGACAATCTGGCCTTCCCGCTGCGCAACCGCGGCCGCGACGAGGCCTATGTCGCCGAGCGGGTGCAGGAGATCGCGCGGATGATCGGCATGGAAGACCAGCTGCGCCGCAAGTGCAGCGGGCTCACCGCCGATGCCAAGCAGAAGATCAGCCTCGGGCGCGGCATGGTGCGCAAGGACGTGAACGCGCTGCTCTTCGACGAGCCGCTGACGGTGATCGACCCGCACATGAAGTGGGAACTGCGCACCCAGCTCAAGAAGCTGCACCATGATTTCGGCCACACGATGATCTACGTCACCCACGACCAGACCGAGGCGCTGACCTTCGCCGACAAGGTGGTGGTGATGTACGACGGCCGCGTCGTGCAGATCGGCACGCCCGAGGAGCTCTTCGAGCGGCCCGAGCACACTTTCGTCGGCTATTTCATCGGCTCGCCGGGGATGAACGTAATCCCCGCCAAGGTCGAGGGCAGCCGTGGCTACATCAACGGTTCGGACTTCGACCTCGGCGCCGGCTATCGGGCAATGGACGGAAAGGTCGAGATCGGCGTGCGCCCCGAGTTTGCCCGGCTGAGCGCCACCGAGGGGCTCCCAGTCAAGATCCGCCGGGTCGAGGACGCCGGGCGGCACAAGATCATCCGCGCCGAGTTCTTCGGCCATGACATCAACATCGTCGCCGGCGAGGACGAGAGCATCGGGCCCGACATGACCCGCGTGCGCTTCGATCCCGCCCACGTCAACGTCTACCGCGACGACTGGCGCGTCGCACCCTCGGGGGAGGCTGCCTGA
- a CDS encoding DUF2160 domain-containing protein, whose product MDWMAWTWPTAAFFLTIAALLVIFTVLAIRFPETPQRGILGIETTRGDRLFITLLGSAFINLAWLGLVGQAQPAALVVCLIYAAAVFRWV is encoded by the coding sequence ATGGACTGGATGGCATGGACCTGGCCCACAGCGGCCTTCTTTCTGACCATCGCGGCGCTGCTGGTGATCTTCACCGTGCTGGCGATCCGCTTTCCCGAGACCCCGCAGCGCGGGATCCTCGGCATCGAGACCACGCGCGGGGACCGGCTCTTCATCACGCTGCTGGGCTCGGCCTTCATCAATCTCGCCTGGCTCGGCCTTGTCGGCCAGGCGCAGCCGGCGGCGCTTGTCGTCTGCCTTATCTACGCGGCGGCGGTGTTCCGCTGGGTCTGA
- the sfsA gene encoding DNA/RNA nuclease SfsA yields the protein MRFETPLIPARLLRRYKRFLADCRLEDGSEITAHVANPGSMLGMAEPESRIWLEPNEDPKRKLKYAWRLIEHEGGAFIGVDTGVPNRVLRAALVAGQVGGLEGYETVRPEVKYGEKSRIDFLLTGAARRDCYVEVKSVTLSRSPGLAEFPDSVTARGAKHLAELAAMVQQGHRAVMLYLVQRTDAEVVTLASDIDPAYAAAFASARAAGVEVLALGCRITPEEITLGAPLPFRAP from the coding sequence ATGCGTTTCGAGACCCCGCTCATCCCCGCCCGCCTGCTGCGCCGCTATAAGCGTTTCCTCGCCGATTGCCGGCTCGAGGATGGCTCAGAGATCACCGCCCATGTGGCCAATCCGGGCAGTATGCTTGGCATGGCCGAACCCGAGAGCCGGATCTGGCTCGAGCCAAACGAGGATCCGAAGCGGAAGCTGAAATACGCGTGGCGGCTGATCGAGCACGAGGGCGGCGCCTTCATTGGCGTCGACACCGGTGTGCCCAACCGCGTGCTGCGCGCCGCGCTCGTGGCCGGGCAGGTGGGGGGACTGGAGGGCTACGAGACCGTCCGCCCCGAGGTGAAATATGGCGAGAAAAGCCGCATCGACTTCCTGCTCACCGGGGCGGCCCGCCGGGACTGCTACGTGGAGGTGAAATCGGTGACCCTTTCGCGCAGCCCGGGCCTCGCCGAGTTCCCCGACAGCGTCACGGCGCGCGGGGCCAAGCATCTCGCGGAACTCGCCGCGATGGTCCAGCAGGGCCACCGCGCCGTGATGCTCTATCTGGTGCAGCGCACCGATGCCGAGGTGGTCACGCTCGCCTCCGACATCGATCCCGCCTATGCTGCGGCTTTCGCCAGCGCGCGCGCGGCGGGGGTCGAGGTTCTCGCGCTCGGCTGCCGGATCACGCCCGAGGAAATCACCCTCGGCGCGCCACTGCCGTTCCGCGCGCCCTGA
- a CDS encoding carbohydrate ABC transporter permease, with translation MNKTVNHKAWFLVLPVLVLVAFSAVIPLMTVVNYSVQDTFGNNQFFWAGLEWFDEMLHSDRMWNALGRQLMFSGIILAIEVPLGIFVALNMPKSGFWASFCLVLMSLPLLIPWNVVGTIWQVFGRVDIGLLGRTLASMGINYNYTQSTLAAWITIVVMDVWHWTSLVALLAYAGLKSIPDAYYQAAKIDQASRWKVFRYIELPKMAGVLMIAILLRFMDSFMIYTEPFVVTGGGPGNATTLLSIDLVKMALGQFDLGPAAAFSIMYFLVILLISWVFYTVMTNLDKKGM, from the coding sequence ATGAACAAGACCGTCAATCACAAGGCATGGTTCCTCGTGCTGCCAGTGCTGGTGCTGGTGGCTTTCTCGGCGGTGATCCCGCTGATGACCGTGGTCAACTACTCGGTGCAGGACACCTTCGGGAACAACCAGTTCTTCTGGGCCGGGCTCGAATGGTTCGACGAGATGCTGCATTCCGACCGGATGTGGAATGCGCTCGGTCGGCAGCTCATGTTCTCTGGGATCATCCTCGCCATCGAGGTCCCCTTGGGCATCTTCGTCGCGCTCAACATGCCGAAGTCGGGCTTCTGGGCGTCGTTCTGTTTGGTGCTGATGTCGCTGCCGCTGCTCATCCCGTGGAACGTGGTGGGCACCATCTGGCAGGTCTTCGGACGGGTCGACATCGGCCTGCTGGGCCGGACGCTGGCGTCGATGGGCATCAACTACAACTACACGCAGAGCACGCTGGCCGCCTGGATCACCATCGTCGTCATGGACGTCTGGCACTGGACCTCGCTGGTGGCGCTGCTGGCCTATGCGGGCCTCAAGTCGATCCCCGACGCCTATTACCAGGCGGCCAAGATCGACCAGGCCAGCCGCTGGAAGGTGTTCCGCTACATCGAGCTGCCGAAGATGGCGGGGGTGCTGATGATCGCCATCCTGCTGCGCTTCATGGACAGTTTCATGATCTACACCGAGCCCTTCGTGGTCACCGGCGGGGGTCCGGGCAATGCCACGACGCTGCTGTCGATCGACCTCGTGAAGATGGCGCTTGGGCAGTTCGACCTTGGCCCGGCGGCGGCCTTCTCGATCATGTACTTCCTGGTGATCCTGCTGATTTCCTGGGTGTTCTATACCGTGATGACCAACCTCGACAAAAAGGGGATGTGA
- a CDS encoding DeoR/GlpR family DNA-binding transcription regulator yields MSQSLRHPEILEIARRDGKVTVEGLAQHFGVTLQTIRRDLSDLADAGRLDRVHGGAVLPSGTMNIGYEERRHLNMEAKTGIARACAARIPHGISLFLNIGTSTEAVARELLHHKGLMVVTNNMNVANILVANPDCEVLVSGGSLRRTDGGLIGALATESIRQFKFDLAVIGCSALDAEGDILDFDLQEVGVSRAILRQSRRTYLVADQSKFKRSAPARIASLAEIDKFLTDAPLEPGLAAACADWGCEVVVAARS; encoded by the coding sequence ATGTCCCAGTCCCTGCGCCACCCGGAGATTCTCGAGATCGCCCGCCGCGACGGCAAGGTCACCGTCGAAGGGCTGGCGCAGCACTTCGGTGTCACGCTGCAGACCATCCGCCGCGACCTGAGCGATCTGGCGGACGCCGGGCGGCTCGACCGGGTGCACGGCGGAGCGGTGCTGCCCTCGGGTACGATGAACATCGGCTATGAGGAACGGCGCCATCTCAACATGGAGGCCAAGACTGGCATCGCCCGTGCCTGCGCCGCGCGCATCCCGCACGGCATCTCGCTGTTCCTCAACATCGGCACCAGCACCGAGGCGGTGGCGCGCGAACTCTTGCATCACAAGGGGCTGATGGTGGTGACCAACAATATGAACGTCGCCAATATCCTCGTCGCCAATCCCGATTGCGAGGTGCTGGTCAGCGGCGGCAGCCTGCGCCGCACCGACGGCGGGCTCATCGGCGCGCTGGCGACCGAGAGCATCCGCCAGTTCAAGTTCGACCTCGCGGTGATCGGCTGTTCGGCGCTGGACGCCGAGGGCGACATCCTCGACTTCGACCTGCAGGAAGTCGGCGTCAGCCGCGCCATCCTGCGACAGTCGCGCCGCACCTACCTTGTGGCCGACCAGTCGAAGTTCAAGCGCAGCGCCCCGGCGCGCATTGCCTCGCTGGCGGAGATAGACAAGTTCCTCACCGACGCCCCGCTCGAGCCCGGCCTTGCCGCGGCCTGCGCCGATTGGGGCTGCGAGGTGGTGGTGGCCGCGCGGAGTTGA
- the glpK gene encoding glycerol kinase GlpK codes for MTLILAIDQGTTSSRAILFDDKLQVVASAQEEFPQHFPQSGWVEHDPLDLWSTTAATCRAVVEKAGVGADDIAAIGITNQRETTVVWDKTTGKPIHNAIVWQDRRTSEMCRALRDEGFEETVTEKTGLLLDPYFSATKLAWILDNTPGAREKAEAGELLFGTVDSWLVWKLTGGAVHATDATNAARTMLYNIREGRWSEAICKRLNIPTNMLPEVRDCDANFGDCRADLFGRPIPILGIAGDQQAATIGQACFTPGMVKSTYGTGCFALLNTGETPVVSQNRLLTTIAYRIDGKTTYALEGSIFVAGAVIQWLRDGLKVIRDAAESQPLAEAADEAQELVLVPAFTGLGAPYWNADCRGAIYGLTRNSGPAEFARAALESVGYQTRDLIEAMKADWGAEHGDAEMAALRVDGGLSASDWGMQYLSDILDAPVERPTVLETTAMGAAWLAGQKAGIMPGMEEFANAWARDARFEPKMDPAVRERKYAAWKRAVEATIGFGSPNG; via the coding sequence ATGACCCTCATCCTCGCCATCGACCAGGGCACCACCTCCTCGCGCGCGATCCTCTTTGATGACAAGCTGCAGGTCGTCGCCTCGGCGCAGGAGGAGTTTCCGCAGCACTTCCCGCAAAGCGGCTGGGTCGAGCACGACCCGCTCGACCTTTGGTCCACCACCGCTGCCACCTGCCGCGCCGTCGTGGAAAAGGCGGGCGTCGGCGCGGATGACATCGCCGCCATCGGCATCACCAACCAACGCGAGACCACCGTGGTCTGGGACAAGACCACCGGCAAGCCGATCCACAACGCCATCGTCTGGCAGGACCGCCGTACCTCCGAGATGTGCCGGGCCCTGCGCGACGAGGGCTTCGAGGAAACGGTGACCGAAAAGACCGGCCTGCTGCTCGACCCCTATTTCTCGGCAACCAAGCTGGCGTGGATCCTCGACAACACCCCCGGCGCGCGCGAAAAGGCCGAGGCGGGCGAGCTGCTTTTCGGCACGGTCGACAGCTGGCTCGTCTGGAAGCTGACCGGCGGCGCGGTGCATGCCACCGATGCCACCAACGCCGCCCGCACCATGCTCTACAACATCCGCGAAGGCCGTTGGTCGGAAGCCATCTGCAAGCGCCTGAATATCCCGACCAACATGCTCCCCGAGGTGCGCGACTGCGACGCCAACTTCGGCGACTGCCGGGCTGATCTCTTCGGCCGCCCGATCCCGATCCTCGGCATCGCGGGCGACCAGCAGGCGGCGACCATCGGTCAGGCCTGCTTCACCCCCGGCATGGTGAAATCCACCTATGGCACCGGCTGCTTTGCGCTGCTCAACACCGGCGAGACGCCGGTCGTTTCGCAGAACCGCCTGCTGACCACCATCGCCTACCGCATCGACGGCAAGACCACCTACGCGCTCGAAGGCTCGATCTTTGTCGCTGGCGCGGTGATCCAATGGCTGCGCGACGGGCTCAAGGTGATCCGCGATGCCGCGGAAAGCCAGCCGCTGGCCGAGGCCGCCGACGAGGCGCAGGAACTCGTTCTGGTCCCCGCCTTCACCGGTCTCGGCGCGCCCTATTGGAACGCCGACTGCCGGGGGGCCATCTACGGGCTCACCCGCAACTCCGGCCCCGCCGAATTCGCCCGCGCCGCACTGGAAAGCGTCGGCTACCAGACCCGCGACCTCATCGAGGCGATGAAGGCCGACTGGGGTGCCGAACATGGCGACGCCGAAATGGCGGCGCTGCGGGTGGATGGCGGGCTCAGTGCCTCGGACTGGGGGATGCAGTACCTGTCGGACATCCTCGACGCGCCGGTCGAACGGCCCACGGTGCTCGAAACCACCGCCATGGGTGCGGCGTGGCTCGCCGGTCAGAAGGCCGGGATCATGCCGGGGATGGAGGAGTTTGCCAACGCCTGGGCCCGCGATGCGCGCTTCGAGCCGAAGATGGACCCCGCCGTGCGCGAGCGCAAATACGCGGCCTGGAAACGCGCGGTCGAGGCGACCATCGGTTTCGGCTCCCCAAACGGCTGA
- a CDS encoding ABC transporter substrate-binding protein, with the protein MNLKRSTAMALALGLLSGPAFADMEAATAFLDAEIGDLSTLSRADQEAEMQWYIDAAQPFQGMEIKVVSETITTHEYESQVLAPAFEKITGIKITHDLIGEGDVVEKLQTQMQSGENIYDAYVNDSDLIGTHWRYQQVRNLTDWMANEGADVTSPTLDLDDFIGTQFTTAPDGKLYQLPDQQFANLYWFRYDWFTDPDIMAEFKEKYGYELGVPVNWSAYEDIAEFFTGRNIDGQEIFGSMDYGKKDPSLGWRYTDAWMSMAGMGDKGEPNGLPVDEWGIRVNDKSQPVGACMARGGAANSPAAVYAVDKAIEWLNKYSPPSAMGMTFSEAGPVPAQGNIAQQMFMYTTFVASLVEPGLPVMNEDGTPKWRLAPSPHGVYWEDGMKVGYQDVGSWTLMKSTPEDRAKAAWLYAQFVTSKTVDVKKSHVGLTFIRESTIQDESFTDRAPNLGGLVEFYRSPDRVRWSPTGTNVPDYPKLAQLWWQNIGDAMSGAKSAQDALDSLCSDMEKVMERLERAGIQGDLGPVMNEEKDPQEWLDTAGSPKPKIENEREEPKTVAYDELVASWN; encoded by the coding sequence ATGAACCTTAAGAGATCAACCGCCATGGCGCTTGCGCTCGGCCTGCTGAGCGGGCCGGCCTTCGCCGACATGGAGGCGGCCACGGCCTTCCTCGACGCGGAGATCGGCGATCTGTCGACCCTCTCGCGCGCCGACCAGGAAGCCGAGATGCAGTGGTACATCGACGCGGCCCAGCCGTTCCAGGGCATGGAGATCAAGGTGGTCTCGGAAACGATCACCACCCACGAGTACGAAAGCCAAGTGCTCGCCCCGGCCTTCGAAAAGATCACCGGCATCAAGATCACCCATGACCTCATCGGCGAGGGTGACGTGGTCGAGAAGCTGCAGACCCAGATGCAGTCGGGCGAGAACATCTACGACGCCTATGTCAACGACAGCGATCTCATCGGCACCCACTGGCGCTACCAGCAGGTGCGCAACCTGACCGACTGGATGGCGAACGAGGGCGCGGACGTCACCAGCCCGACGCTGGATCTGGACGATTTCATCGGCACCCAGTTCACCACCGCCCCCGACGGCAAGCTCTACCAGCTGCCCGACCAGCAGTTCGCCAACCTCTACTGGTTCCGTTACGACTGGTTCACAGATCCCGACATCATGGCCGAGTTCAAGGAAAAGTACGGCTACGAGCTGGGCGTGCCGGTCAACTGGTCGGCCTATGAGGACATCGCGGAGTTCTTCACCGGTCGCAATATCGACGGGCAGGAAATCTTCGGCTCGATGGACTATGGCAAGAAGGACCCCTCGCTCGGCTGGCGCTACACCGACGCGTGGATGTCGATGGCCGGGATGGGCGACAAGGGCGAGCCGAACGGCCTGCCGGTCGACGAATGGGGCATCCGGGTGAACGACAAGTCGCAGCCCGTGGGCGCCTGCATGGCGCGCGGCGGCGCGGCCAACAGCCCGGCAGCGGTCTATGCCGTCGACAAGGCGATCGAGTGGCTCAACAAGTACTCGCCCCCCTCGGCCATGGGCATGACCTTCTCCGAGGCGGGCCCGGTCCCGGCGCAGGGCAACATCGCCCAGCAGATGTTCATGTACACCACCTTCGTCGCCTCGCTGGTCGAACCCGGCCTGCCGGTGATGAATGAGGACGGCACGCCGAAGTGGCGCCTCGCCCCCTCGCCGCATGGCGTCTACTGGGAAGACGGCATGAAGGTTGGCTATCAGGATGTGGGCTCCTGGACGCTGATGAAGTCCACGCCCGAGGACCGCGCCAAGGCCGCCTGGCTCTACGCGCAGTTCGTCACCTCCAAGACCGTGGACGTGAAGAAGAGCCACGTCGGTCTCACCTTCATCCGCGAGAGCACCATCCAGGACGAGAGCTTCACCGACCGCGCGCCGAACCTCGGCGGTCTCGTGGAATTCTACCGCTCGCCCGACCGCGTGCGCTGGTCGCCCACCGGCACCAACGTGCCGGACTACCCCAAGCTCGCGCAGCTCTGGTGGCAGAACATCGGTGACGCCATGTCGGGTGCCAAGTCCGCGCAGGACGCACTCGACAGCCTCTGCTCGGACATGGAAAAGGTGATGGAGCGCCTCGAGCGCGCCGGCATCCAGGGCGATCTGGGCCCGGTGATGAACGAGGAGAAGGATCCGCAGGAGTGGCTCGATACCGCAGGCTCGCCGAAGCCGAAGATCGAGAACGAGCGCGAGGAGCCGAAGACTGTCGCCTACGACGAGCTCGTCGCCTCCTGGAACTGA
- a CDS encoding ABC transporter ATP-binding protein, with product MSLELKGVSKIVEGQTHIAPTDLTLANGTMNVLLGPTLSGKTSLMRLMAGLDAPSTGKIFWEGKDVTGMRVQDRKVAMVYQQFINYPSMTVYQNIASPMKLMGVDKAEIDRRVRESAELMKLTPFLERKPLELSGGQQQRCALARALVKNAGLVLLDEPLANLDYKLREELRVEIPKIFEASGSIFVYATTEPEEALLLGGHTATLWEGRVTQFGPTPQVYRQPLDATTARVFSDPPMNFLQISKTGDRLMFGEGQSAPATGKLKDLPDGRYMAGFRPNHLEIRKHDPDALHFRTELQVSELTGSETFVHLDHHGERWVGLVGGVHDLPLGKPLDVWLSPRHVYVFGENGDLVAPAAYAQAA from the coding sequence ATGTCGCTGGAACTGAAGGGCGTTTCAAAGATCGTCGAGGGGCAGACCCATATCGCCCCCACCGATCTGACGCTCGCGAATGGCACGATGAACGTGCTGCTGGGCCCGACCCTGTCGGGCAAGACGTCGCTGATGCGGCTGATGGCGGGGCTTGATGCGCCCTCTACCGGCAAGATTTTCTGGGAAGGCAAGGACGTCACCGGGATGCGGGTGCAGGACCGCAAGGTGGCCATGGTCTACCAGCAGTTCATCAACTATCCCTCGATGACCGTCTACCAGAACATCGCCTCTCCGATGAAGCTGATGGGTGTCGACAAGGCCGAGATCGACCGCCGGGTGCGCGAGAGCGCCGAGTTGATGAAGCTGACCCCCTTCCTCGAGCGCAAGCCTTTGGAACTATCGGGCGGCCAGCAGCAGCGCTGCGCGCTGGCGCGGGCGCTGGTGAAGAACGCCGGACTGGTGCTTCTGGACGAGCCGCTTGCCAACCTCGACTACAAGCTGCGCGAAGAGCTTAGGGTGGAAATCCCAAAGATATTCGAGGCTTCCGGCTCGATCTTCGTCTATGCCACAACCGAACCCGAGGAAGCGCTCCTGCTTGGCGGGCACACCGCGACTCTTTGGGAGGGGCGCGTGACGCAGTTCGGCCCGACGCCGCAGGTCTACCGCCAGCCGCTGGACGCGACCACCGCGCGCGTCTTCAGCGACCCGCCGATGAACTTCCTGCAGATCTCCAAGACCGGCGACCGGCTCATGTTCGGCGAGGGCCAGAGCGCGCCAGCCACCGGCAAGCTCAAGGATTTGCCCGACGGGCGCTACATGGCGGGCTTCCGGCCCAACCACCTGGAGATCCGGAAACACGATCCCGACGCGCTGCACTTCCGCACCGAGCTTCAGGTGAGCGAGCTCACGGGCTCAGAGACCTTTGTCCACCTCGATCACCACGGCGAGCGCTGGGTGGGGCTGGTGGGCGGCGTGCACGACCTGCCGCTCGGCAAGCCTCTGGATGTCTGGCTGTCGCCGCGGCACGTCTACGTCTTCGGCGAGAACGGCGATCTGGTCGCCCCCGCCGCCTATGCGCAAGCTGCCTGA
- the glpD gene encoding glycerol-3-phosphate dehydrogenase, with protein MRKTTPDTPADLFVIGGGINGCGIARDAAGRGASVLLAEMGDLASATSSASTKLFHGGLRYLEYLEVRLVREALVEREVLLRAMPHISWPMRFVLPYHRDMRFESETPISKMLGLAMPWMKGRRPAWLIRMGLFMYDHLGGRKILPGTATLSLKGAKEGAPLQPRFERAYEYSDCWVEDSRLVVLNARDAEARGATIMTRTKVTHAQRDGALWRIETKDAETGAKATHYAKMLINAGGPWVGDVIHDKIDLPSREGVRLVRGSHIVTRRLYDHDKCYFFQGTDGRIIFAIPYERDFTLIGTTDAEHKDPDRRPVCTPEEQAYLINFANQYFAQSISDKDVVWTYSGVRPLYDDGASSATAATRDYTLKVDAEGGAPVLNVFGGKITTYRRLAESALEKIGEHVTLKSGPWTAGVAMPGGDFPVDGFDALVQALTEKYPFLGEVWARRLARAYGTEAETLLGEAISAADLGRAFGATLTEAEVIWLMRQEFARTAEDVVWRRTKLGLRLSEEEISALDGWMTSRRERADAAE; from the coding sequence GTGCGCAAGACCACCCCCGATACCCCTGCAGATCTTTTCGTCATCGGTGGCGGCATCAACGGATGCGGCATCGCCCGGGACGCGGCCGGGCGCGGCGCTTCCGTGCTGCTGGCCGAGATGGGCGATCTCGCCTCGGCGACTTCCTCGGCCTCGACCAAACTGTTCCACGGCGGGCTGCGCTATCTCGAGTATCTCGAGGTGCGGCTGGTGCGCGAGGCACTGGTCGAGCGCGAGGTTCTGCTGCGCGCCATGCCGCACATAAGCTGGCCGATGCGTTTCGTGCTGCCCTACCACAGGGACATGCGCTTCGAGAGCGAGACGCCGATCTCCAAGATGCTCGGGCTGGCGATGCCCTGGATGAAGGGGCGCCGTCCGGCGTGGCTGATCCGCATGGGGCTGTTCATGTACGACCACCTCGGGGGACGGAAGATCCTGCCGGGCACGGCGACACTCTCGCTGAAGGGCGCGAAGGAGGGCGCGCCGCTGCAGCCGCGCTTCGAGCGCGCCTATGAATATTCCGACTGCTGGGTCGAGGATTCGCGGCTGGTGGTGCTCAACGCGCGCGACGCCGAAGCGCGCGGCGCGACGATCATGACCCGAACCAAGGTCACCCACGCACAGCGCGACGGCGCGCTCTGGCGGATCGAGACCAAGGACGCCGAAACCGGCGCGAAAGCGACGCATTACGCGAAGATGCTCATCAACGCGGGCGGTCCCTGGGTCGGCGACGTGATCCATGACAAGATTGACCTGCCATCGCGCGAGGGCGTCCGGCTGGTCCGTGGCAGCCATATCGTGACCCGACGGCTCTACGACCACGACAAGTGCTACTTCTTCCAGGGCACCGACGGGCGGATCATCTTCGCGATTCCCTACGAGCGCGATTTCACCCTGATCGGCACCACGGATGCCGAGCATAAAGACCCGGATCGCCGCCCGGTCTGCACCCCCGAGGAACAGGCCTATCTGATCAATTTCGCCAACCAGTATTTCGCGCAGTCGATCTCGGATAAGGACGTGGTCTGGACCTACTCCGGCGTGCGGCCGCTCTATGACGACGGCGCCTCCAGCGCCACGGCGGCGACGCGGGATTACACGCTGAAAGTGGACGCGGAGGGCGGCGCACCGGTGCTGAATGTCTTCGGCGGCAAGATCACCACCTATCGGCGGCTGGCGGAAAGCGCGCTCGAGAAGATCGGCGAACATGTTACCTTGAAGTCCGGCCCCTGGACTGCGGGCGTTGCGATGCCCGGCGGGGATTTCCCGGTCGACGGCTTCGACGCTCTTGTGCAAGCTCTGACCGAGAAATATCCTTTTCTCGGAGAGGTTTGGGCGCGCCGGCTCGCGCGCGCCTACGGCACCGAGGCAGAAACCCTCTTGGGGGAGGCAATAAGCGCTGCGGATCTCGGGAGGGCATTCGGCGCGACTCTCACCGAGGCGGAAGTGATCTGGCTGATGCGGCAGGAGTTCGCCCGCACGGCCGAGGACGTGGTGTGGCGACGCACCAAGCTCGGGCTGCGCCTGAGCGAGGAGGAGATATCGGCGCTGGACGGCTGGATGACATCCCGCCGCGAAAGGGCCGACGCCGCCGAATAG
- a CDS encoding carbohydrate ABC transporter permease: MTDTTLAPAASRSRSLPRINGRAIVMTLYLLFLLLPIYWLLNMSLKTNTEILGSFTLWPRNLTFANYATILTDPSWYSGYINSLIYVVMNTVISLSVALPAAYAFSRYHFMGDKHLFFWLLTNRMAPPAVFALPFFQLYSSIGLFDTHIAVALAHCLFNVPLAVWILEGFMRGVPKEIDETAYIDGYSFGGFFLKIFMPLISSGIGVAAFFCFMFSWVELLLSRTLTTVDAKPIAATMTRTVSASGLDWGVLAAAGVLTIIPGALVIWFVRNYIAKGFALGRV, encoded by the coding sequence ATGACCGACACCACCCTCGCCCCCGCCGCCAGCCGGTCGCGCAGCCTGCCGCGGATCAACGGGCGCGCCATCGTCATGACGCTCTACCTGCTCTTCCTGCTCTTGCCGATCTACTGGCTGCTCAACATGAGCCTGAAGACCAACACCGAGATCCTCGGCAGCTTCACGCTCTGGCCGCGCAACCTGACCTTCGCTAACTACGCGACGATCCTCACCGATCCGAGCTGGTACTCGGGCTACATCAACTCGCTGATCTACGTGGTGATGAACACGGTGATCTCACTCTCCGTGGCGCTGCCGGCGGCCTACGCCTTCTCGCGCTATCACTTCATGGGCGACAAGCACCTGTTCTTCTGGCTGCTGACCAACCGCATGGCGCCGCCGGCGGTCTTCGCCCTGCCCTTCTTCCAGCTCTACAGCTCGATCGGGCTCTTCGACACGCATATTGCCGTGGCGCTGGCGCATTGCCTCTTCAACGTGCCGCTGGCGGTCTGGATCCTCGAGGGCTTCATGCGTGGCGTGCCCAAGGAAATCGACGAGACCGCCTATATCGACGGCTACAGCTTCGGCGGCTTCTTCCTGAAGATCTTCATGCCGCTGATCTCGTCCGGCATCGGCGTCGCTGCCTTCTTCTGCTTCATGTTCTCCTGGGTCGAGCTGCTGCTGTCGCGCACGCTGACCACGGTGGATGCAAAGCCCATCGCCGCCACCATGACCCGCACCGTCTCGGCCTCGGGGCTCGACTGGGGTGTGCTGGCGGCGGCGGGGGTGCTGACCATCATCCCGGGGGCGCTCGTGATCTGGTTCGTTCGCAACTACATCGCCAAGGGCTTTGCCCTGGGCCGGGTCTGA